A window of Terriglobia bacterium contains these coding sequences:
- a CDS encoding efflux RND transporter periplasmic adaptor subunit — MKKWIPILVVVIAAAVLVTVIRYRGGPKPTEPVETVNPNVAELSLESQRNAGLVVEEIRSVPIANALQTTGIVSADQARIAHVLPLARGVVEKLYVRLGDRVTPGQPLVLYDNIELGELVGDYLTLRSGLGKLKAQERTAEQSFVRAKTLIEVRAISQREFELREAEWEEAKAAVTGQMAALSQVEMKVRRMGMGTQELESMTASSGMRPTASASTIRAPFGGVITQCSASIGTVVDRDREILTLADISSVWILADVYEKDLGLVRTGSRCQVRVSSYPNEVFPGSLTNVSDSIDPASRTAKARCVVANPNGRLKLEMFASVEIPTEQARAAVAIPIEALQEINGEAVAFVQRNETTFEKRPLRLGTRTSQWVEILQGVKAGEKVVSKGSFYLKSTILRGQISSE, encoded by the coding sequence ATGAAAAAATGGATTCCTATTCTTGTGGTAGTCATCGCGGCAGCGGTTCTTGTCACAGTGATCCGCTACCGAGGGGGACCAAAGCCTACTGAACCGGTGGAAACTGTCAATCCGAATGTGGCGGAGTTGAGCCTTGAATCCCAACGGAACGCAGGGCTTGTTGTCGAGGAAATCCGGTCGGTTCCCATAGCAAACGCCTTGCAGACGACCGGCATTGTTTCCGCCGACCAGGCCCGCATCGCGCATGTACTTCCCCTGGCCCGAGGCGTCGTAGAGAAACTATACGTCCGCCTGGGAGACCGGGTCACCCCGGGACAACCCCTCGTCTTATACGACAACATTGAGCTCGGCGAACTTGTGGGCGATTACCTGACTCTTCGAAGCGGACTCGGAAAACTTAAAGCCCAAGAACGGACCGCAGAGCAATCCTTTGTGCGAGCGAAGACCCTGATTGAAGTCCGGGCGATTTCCCAACGTGAATTCGAGCTTCGAGAGGCGGAGTGGGAAGAGGCAAAGGCTGCCGTGACAGGACAAATGGCAGCGCTTTCCCAAGTTGAGATGAAAGTCCGCCGAATGGGGATGGGGACTCAAGAGCTCGAATCAATGACTGCGTCCAGTGGGATGCGACCGACGGCATCGGCCTCCACGATTCGTGCGCCCTTTGGCGGCGTCATTACCCAGTGCAGCGCATCGATTGGAACGGTGGTCGATCGAGACCGGGAAATACTGACACTCGCCGACATCAGCTCGGTGTGGATTTTAGCCGATGTTTATGAGAAAGACCTGGGATTGGTGCGAACCGGGAGCCGGTGCCAGGTGCGAGTCTCCTCGTACCCGAATGAGGTGTTCCCGGGATCCCTCACCAACGTCAGTGATTCCATCGACCCGGCATCCCGCACTGCCAAAGCCCGGTGTGTCGTGGCCAATCCGAATGGACGCCTGAAACTGGAGATGTTTGCTTCGGTAGAGATTCCAACGGAACAGGCGCGTGCGGCTGTGGCGATCCCGATCGAGGCCTTGCAGGAAATTAATGGGGAGGCGGTCGCCTTTGTTCAGCGCAATGAGACCACCTTTGAGAAGCGTCCCCTTCGCCTGGGCACGAGAACATCTCAGTGGGTCGAGATCCTCCAAGGCGTGAAAGCGGGGGAGAAGGTGGTGTCAAAAGGGAGCTTCTATCTGAAATCGACAATTCTGAGAGGCCAGATATCGAGCGAGTAG